The proteins below come from a single Asanoa ferruginea genomic window:
- a CDS encoding cation diffusion facilitator family transporter — protein MGAGHDHDFGTRDAAAQHRGRLWAAFALLAVFMVIEAVTAFATGSLALLSDAGHMFTDVLGIGMALAAITAARRAASDPQRTFGLYRLEVLAALANAVLLFGVALYVLVAAVRRFGDAPEVSTGPMLVVAGLGLVANIIAFVLLRKGAKDSINVRGAYLEVLGDLVGSVGVLGAAAIIAGTGWFIVDPLVAVAVGLFILPRTWKLGREAVRILVQAAPEHLDVAAMRTSLGAVPGVCDVHDLHVWTLTSGMEVASAHLSILGDAEVGAVLTAARETLHDGFGIEHATLQVEPVASTGDCRTASW, from the coding sequence GTGGGAGCGGGGCACGACCACGACTTCGGCACGCGCGACGCGGCCGCCCAGCACCGCGGGCGGCTGTGGGCCGCGTTCGCCCTGCTCGCCGTCTTCATGGTGATCGAGGCGGTCACCGCCTTCGCGACCGGATCGCTGGCCCTGCTCTCCGACGCCGGCCACATGTTCACCGACGTTCTCGGCATCGGCATGGCACTGGCTGCCATCACCGCGGCCCGGCGCGCGGCCAGCGACCCGCAACGGACCTTCGGCCTCTACCGGCTGGAGGTGCTGGCCGCCCTGGCCAACGCCGTGCTGCTGTTCGGCGTCGCACTCTACGTGCTGGTCGCGGCCGTCCGGAGGTTCGGTGACGCGCCCGAAGTGAGCACCGGGCCGATGCTGGTGGTCGCCGGCCTGGGCCTGGTCGCCAACATCATCGCCTTCGTGCTGCTCCGCAAGGGCGCCAAGGACAGCATCAACGTGCGCGGTGCCTACCTGGAGGTGCTCGGCGACCTGGTGGGCTCGGTCGGCGTGCTGGGCGCCGCGGCGATCATCGCCGGCACCGGCTGGTTCATCGTCGACCCGCTGGTGGCCGTCGCGGTCGGCCTGTTCATCCTGCCGCGCACTTGGAAGCTCGGCCGCGAGGCGGTGCGGATCCTGGTGCAGGCCGCGCCCGAGCACCTCGACGTCGCGGCGATGCGCACCTCGCTGGGTGCCGTGCCGGGCGTGTGCGACGTGCACGACCTGCACGTCTGGACGCTGACCTCGGGCATGGAGGTGGCGTCGGCCCACCTCAGCATCCTGGGCGACGCGGAGGTCGGCGCGGTGCTGACCGCCGCCCGGGAGACGCTGCACGACGGCTTCGGCATCGAGCACGCGACCCTCCAGGTGGAGCCGGTCGCGTCGACGGGCGACTGCCGTACCGCCAGTTGGTGA
- a CDS encoding coiled-coil domain-containing protein, which produces MIDPPHHRRRWTRLATVLLFGLALGLVGPATPALADPDGGEGASAELRDQLDKASRGYLDAQAALRTSQGEQRTQEDALRLIETDLTTHTEALADIGRSAYRTGRLSPMAALLNSDSPERFLERANALGMVAANEQREVHALEDAKERAARATAAINQEVREQQRQVAIMKARKDQAERALDVAARQQKAASAKASQSGGSGSNTGGSGGATATPAKRNSDGSWPTESCSINDPTPATGCITPRTLHALQQAKKAGFTHYVSCHRNGGSGEHPKGRACDFAAAKGGFEGDATGAEKTYGTNLANYFIRNSDRLAVLYVIWYRQIWLPSSGWKSYSGACGDPSCDHTNHVHLSVY; this is translated from the coding sequence ATGATCGATCCTCCGCACCACCGACGACGATGGACCCGCCTCGCCACCGTGCTGCTGTTCGGCCTCGCCCTCGGCCTGGTCGGCCCGGCGACACCGGCCCTGGCCGACCCCGACGGCGGCGAGGGCGCCTCGGCCGAACTCCGCGACCAACTCGACAAGGCCAGCCGGGGCTATCTCGACGCCCAGGCCGCGCTGCGGACGTCGCAGGGCGAGCAGCGGACGCAGGAAGACGCACTGCGGCTCATCGAGACAGACCTGACCACGCACACCGAGGCGCTGGCCGACATCGGCCGGTCCGCCTACCGCACCGGCCGGCTCAGCCCGATGGCCGCACTGCTCAACAGCGACTCGCCGGAACGCTTCCTCGAGCGGGCCAACGCCCTCGGCATGGTCGCCGCCAACGAGCAGCGCGAGGTGCACGCCCTGGAAGACGCCAAGGAACGCGCCGCCCGCGCGACGGCGGCGATCAACCAGGAGGTACGCGAGCAGCAGCGCCAGGTCGCCATCATGAAGGCCCGCAAGGACCAGGCCGAGCGGGCGCTGGACGTGGCCGCCCGCCAGCAGAAGGCGGCCTCGGCGAAGGCGTCGCAGTCCGGCGGCAGCGGCAGCAACACCGGCGGCTCCGGCGGGGCCACCGCCACGCCGGCCAAGCGCAACAGCGACGGCAGTTGGCCGACCGAGTCGTGCAGCATCAACGACCCGACGCCGGCCACCGGCTGCATCACCCCGCGCACGCTGCACGCGTTGCAACAGGCCAAGAAGGCCGGCTTCACACACTATGTGTCGTGTCACCGCAACGGCGGCTCTGGTGAGCATCCCAAGGGCCGGGCGTGTGACTTCGCGGCCGCGAAGGGCGGCTTCGAGGGCGACGCGACCGGTGCCGAGAAGACCTACGGCACCAACCTGGCCAACTATTTCATCCGCAACTCAGACCGGCTGGCCGTGCTCTACGTCATCTGGTACCGGCAGATCTGGTTGCCCAGCAGCGGTTGGAAGTCCTACAGCGGGGCCTGCGGAGACCCGTCCTGCGACCACACCAACCACGTGCACCTGAGCGTCTACTGA